In a single window of the Deinococcus aetherius genome:
- a CDS encoding PQQ-dependent sugar dehydrogenase, with translation MTLASSVFSVTPSSPERLRRLPTTARPIVNADDILVPEGYRVEAVLVGLSMPTTLTFGPDGTLFIAEGGSTWPTRPTLPPRLLTLSPEGELDVFATEDLAGVRGMSVRDGMLYASAKGGYFSRLVRYDLQTRERTLILETMPNGGWHEPAGPIFGPDGLMYFGQGSVTLQGVNGPADFTVDIAKHPRAHDIPGQDVILTGANDWSRDPTAPYPFLTETGPFKPYGSRAEKGEVVKGELWCNSAVWRAKPDGSEVELLAWGIRNPWGLTFDEEGDLYVADLCMEEKDPRPVGQDPSKVWRVKNARKPHGTVETPEWFGFPEIAGDGLPVWHEKHHPRRGPVAQPLIENPSPWAGPAVYLNDPHTGNGKIEYCGYDGFGRRGKLFLCQFGTYWPLNSLRDEHQNNGFNVVAIDPGTGEAENFMRNRVPGPASAHPGQGGLERPVDCAFSPDGRSMYVLDFGVNAANKRNVVAYAHTGVLWRVTRL, from the coding sequence ATGACGCTCGCCAGTTCCGTCTTCAGCGTGACCCCCTCGTCCCCCGAGCGCCTGCGCCGCCTGCCGACCACCGCGCGGCCCATCGTGAATGCCGACGACATCCTCGTGCCCGAGGGGTACAGGGTCGAGGCCGTGCTCGTCGGCCTTTCCATGCCCACCACCCTCACCTTCGGCCCGGACGGCACTCTCTTCATCGCGGAAGGCGGCAGCACCTGGCCCACCCGCCCCACCCTGCCCCCGCGCCTCCTGACCCTCAGCCCGGAGGGGGAGTTGGACGTGTTCGCCACCGAGGACCTCGCGGGCGTGCGTGGCATGTCCGTGCGGGACGGGATGCTCTACGCGAGCGCCAAGGGGGGCTATTTCTCGCGCCTGGTGCGGTACGACCTCCAGACGCGCGAACGTACCCTGATCCTGGAGACGATGCCCAACGGTGGCTGGCACGAGCCCGCCGGACCCATCTTCGGCCCCGACGGGCTGATGTACTTCGGACAGGGCTCGGTGACGCTCCAGGGGGTCAACGGCCCGGCGGACTTCACCGTGGATATCGCCAAGCACCCCCGGGCGCACGACATCCCCGGGCAGGACGTGATCCTCACGGGCGCGAACGACTGGAGCCGCGACCCCACCGCGCCGTACCCCTTCCTCACCGAGACCGGGCCCTTCAAGCCCTACGGCAGCCGGGCGGAGAAGGGCGAGGTCGTCAAGGGAGAACTCTGGTGCAACTCGGCGGTGTGGCGCGCGAAGCCCGACGGCAGCGAGGTCGAACTTCTCGCCTGGGGCATTCGCAACCCCTGGGGCCTGACCTTCGACGAGGAGGGCGACCTGTACGTGGCCGACCTGTGCATGGAGGAAAAGGACCCCCGCCCCGTCGGGCAGGACCCCAGCAAAGTCTGGCGGGTGAAGAACGCGAGAAAGCCTCACGGCACGGTGGAGACGCCCGAGTGGTTCGGCTTCCCCGAGATCGCGGGGGACGGTCTGCCCGTGTGGCACGAGAAGCACCATCCCCGGCGCGGCCCCGTCGCCCAGCCCCTGATCGAGAACCCGTCGCCGTGGGCCGGGCCCGCCGTGTACCTCAACGACCCGCACACCGGCAACGGCAAGATCGAGTATTGCGGGTACGACGGGTTCGGTCGGCGCGGAAAGCTCTTCCTCTGCCAGTTCGGCACCTACTGGCCCCTGAACTCCCTGCGCGACGAGCACCAGAACAACGGCTTCAACGTGGTCGCCATCGACCCGGGGACCGGGGAGGCCGAGAATTTCATGCGCAACCGCGTGCCCGGCCCCGCCTCCGCCCACCCCGGGCAGGGAGGACTGGAGCGGCCCGTGGACTGCGCCTTCAGCCCGGACGGGCGCAGCATGTACGTCCTCGACTTCGGGGTAAACGCCGCGAACAAGCGTAACGTCGTCGCCTACGCCCATACCGGCGTGCTGTGGCGCGTGACGCGGCTGTAA
- a CDS encoding NADPH-dependent FMN reductase, with amino-acid sequence MTPPLRFTVLSTSLDPVSRSRWMAGLAAAQLREAGHTVTLLDLRDTPLPLFDNDTCYAHPNAELYHRAIGEADGVFLDVPVYNWGLGAGVKNLVELTGSTDPERGLNGAWFDRVVTFLVSGGLGHGYLSHGAFAFGLMTDFRCVINPHFAYATSAEWAADGVPGEWLAERLTRTVERGVDLAARLKDRPYRSVWEV; translated from the coding sequence GTGACCCCGCCGCTGCGCTTCACCGTGCTCTCGACCAGCCTCGACCCCGTCAGCCGCAGCCGCTGGATGGCCGGGCTGGCGGCGGCGCAGCTCCGCGAGGCGGGGCACACGGTCACCCTCCTCGACCTGCGGGACACGCCGCTGCCCCTCTTCGACAACGACACCTGCTACGCCCACCCAAACGCCGAGCTGTACCACCGGGCCATTGGGGAGGCGGACGGCGTGTTTCTCGACGTGCCCGTGTACAACTGGGGGCTGGGGGCGGGCGTGAAGAATCTGGTCGAACTCACCGGCAGCACCGACCCCGAGCGCGGATTGAACGGCGCGTGGTTCGACCGGGTGGTGACTTTCCTCGTGTCGGGCGGGCTGGGTCACGGCTACCTCAGCCACGGGGCCTTCGCCTTCGGGTTGATGACGGACTTCCGGTGCGTGATCAACCCGCACTTTGCCTACGCCACCTCCGCCGAGTGGGCGGCGGACGGGGTGCCGGGCGAGTGGCTGGCCGAACGGCTCACGCGCACGGTCGAGCGCGGGGTGGACCTCGCCGCCCGGCTGAAGGACCGCCCCTACCGCTCGGTGTGGGAGGTCTGA
- a CDS encoding RluA family pseudouridine synthase, with protein sequence MTLPVSRAPLLPPTEKPRVVVEHPDFYVIHKPALWLTHPVRARVDVPDVLTFMRAETGESNLAPPHRLDRETSGAQLLSRDQDAARRFFTLFKEHVVGKTYLAVVHGEPGWERRTLDAPLGDLGLGGANRVAIRQAVVPNGRPAVTDFRVVGRRAGFTLVEAYPRSGRLHQIRAHLAHLGLPMVGDKIYGRDPQAFLDFMETGQTLELTARLLLPRQALHAARIAFPWAGTQFVAEVPLAADLQTFWDGLPQRA encoded by the coding sequence GTGACCCTGCCCGTTTCCCGCGCCCCCCTTCTCCCACCCACCGAGAAGCCGCGCGTCGTCGTCGAGCACCCCGACTTCTACGTGATCCACAAGCCCGCGCTGTGGCTGACTCATCCGGTACGCGCCCGGGTGGACGTGCCCGACGTGCTGACCTTCATGCGGGCGGAGACGGGCGAATCCAACCTCGCGCCCCCTCACCGCCTCGACCGGGAGACGAGCGGAGCGCAACTCCTCAGCCGCGACCAGGACGCCGCCCGGCGCTTTTTCACCCTCTTCAAGGAGCATGTCGTCGGCAAGACCTACCTCGCCGTCGTCCACGGGGAGCCGGGATGGGAACGGCGCACGCTGGACGCGCCGCTGGGCGACCTGGGGTTAGGTGGGGCGAACCGGGTGGCGATCCGGCAGGCGGTCGTGCCGAACGGGCGGCCCGCCGTCACCGACTTCCGGGTGGTGGGGCGGCGGGCGGGCTTCACGCTGGTCGAGGCTTACCCGCGCTCGGGGCGGCTGCACCAGATTCGGGCCCACCTCGCTCACCTGGGGCTGCCGATGGTGGGGGACAAGATTTACGGGCGCGACCCGCAGGCCTTCCTCGACTTCATGGAGACGGGGCAGACGCTGGAACTGACAGCGCGGCTGCTGCTGCCCCGGCAGGCCCTGCACGCCGCGAGAATAGCCTTTCCCTGGGCCGGGACCCAGTTCGTCGCGGAGGTCCCACTGGCAGCCGACCTGCAAACCTTCTGGGACGGGTTGCCGCAGCGGGCCTGA